In Achromobacter xylosoxidans A8, a single window of DNA contains:
- a CDS encoding GNAT family N-acetyltransferase, protein MSGILFLPPAMPAALLPDTFQTARLHALRMDDTHISFIAAMHADERLMATMGGTRTESASRRYLLQNVEHWAEQGFGMYVLTDRASGLLAGRAGLKRTQSRGRDEVEVAYAFLPASWGKGYATEIAQALLSLGFKRLSVDALAAVALEENAASCRVLEKCGMRQIGGAGAGGVGKRHYEIRRAEWPLPAADAAPGIGAKIRV, encoded by the coding sequence ATGTCCGGCATCCTGTTCCTTCCGCCCGCCATGCCTGCCGCGCTACTCCCCGATACCTTCCAGACCGCCAGGCTGCATGCCCTGCGCATGGATGACACGCATATTTCCTTCATTGCCGCCATGCATGCGGACGAGCGCCTCATGGCGACCATGGGCGGCACCCGGACGGAGTCGGCCAGCCGCCGCTATCTATTGCAGAACGTCGAGCATTGGGCCGAGCAAGGCTTCGGGATGTATGTGCTGACTGACCGCGCCAGCGGCCTGCTGGCGGGGCGGGCAGGCCTGAAGCGTACCCAGTCGCGGGGCCGCGACGAGGTCGAGGTGGCCTATGCTTTCCTGCCCGCGAGCTGGGGCAAGGGATACGCCACGGAAATCGCCCAGGCGCTGCTGTCGCTGGGGTTCAAGCGGCTGTCGGTGGACGCGCTGGCCGCCGTGGCGTTGGAAGAGAACGCCGCGTCCTGCCGGGTGCTGGAAAAATGCGGCATGCGCCAGATCGGCGGCGCGGGCGCGGGCGGCGTCGGCAAGCGCCACTACGAAATCCGCCGTGCCGAATGGCCGCTGCCGGCCGCGGACGCTGCACCCGGCATCGGCGCTAAGATTCGGGTATGA
- a CDS encoding ABC transporter permease, whose product MQTTTPTAAAPKAAKPRSRYRSLEFVLGVVLTGTMILLVLTSGWLFPDGGEAMDLAARLTAPFASAAHPFGTDPLGRDVLARVIVGGKISLTVGFVSVVGGALLGIVMGLIAGYYRGFWDMIVMRFADVQLALPFILVAITFIAILGGGLFNVIFFMIVSQWVQYARLVRAQVLALREREFVLAARAFGVRDLAMIRHHIVPNLLGPLVILMTLNVANNILLESSLTFLGLGVDPMIPSWGGMLADGRTYMQTAWWVSVFPGLAIMLTVLGLNLLGDWLRDRLDPTGKV is encoded by the coding sequence ATGCAGACTACTACCCCCACCGCCGCCGCCCCCAAGGCGGCCAAGCCCCGCAGCCGCTACCGCTCGCTGGAATTCGTGCTGGGCGTCGTGCTGACCGGCACCATGATCCTGCTGGTACTGACTTCCGGCTGGCTGTTCCCCGATGGCGGCGAAGCCATGGACCTGGCCGCCCGCCTGACCGCGCCCTTCGCTTCGGCGGCCCATCCCTTCGGCACCGATCCGCTGGGCCGCGACGTGCTGGCGCGCGTCATCGTCGGCGGCAAGATCTCGCTGACGGTGGGCTTCGTCTCGGTCGTCGGCGGCGCGCTGCTGGGCATCGTCATGGGCCTGATCGCCGGCTATTACCGCGGCTTCTGGGACATGATCGTGATGCGCTTTGCCGACGTGCAGCTGGCACTGCCGTTCATCCTGGTGGCCATCACTTTCATCGCCATCCTGGGCGGCGGCCTGTTCAACGTCATCTTCTTCATGATCGTGTCGCAGTGGGTGCAATACGCGCGCCTGGTGCGCGCCCAGGTCCTGGCCCTGCGCGAGCGCGAGTTCGTGCTGGCCGCCCGCGCCTTCGGCGTGCGCGACCTGGCCATGATCCGCCACCACATCGTGCCCAACCTGCTGGGCCCGCTGGTCATCCTGATGACCCTGAACGTCGCCAACAACATCCTGCTGGAAAGCAGCCTGACCTTCCTGGGCCTGGGCGTGGATCCCATGATCCCGAGCTGGGGCGGTATGCTTGCCGACGGCCGCACCTACATGCAGACGGCCTGGTGGGTCAGCGTCTTCCCGGGCCTGGCCATCATGCTGACGGTACTGGGCCTGAACCTGCTGGGCGACTGGCTGCGCGACCGCCTGGACCCGACCGGCAAGGTCTGA
- a CDS encoding peptidase M14, with the protein MSLLEKTFDRTLDAWTHAYMAPAWRGAVVEGWLFEGVEARRAAQERLAQAGVTARFRSAYKPLLHYFLEEVERAGLASVVVRYPLHEQAQAKRFTLEAYPLIALLHGVDVAMQPGADDLHYDVSLSYVDGRKIDTRVYAPNQIGYAQDGTPELSPTGWLRVRDAEGALQTDAAQATEYQQAFRAIVDTVRNHAWGAHEPYFERLEIRVDLPGIDFALPVDEEIVSTFEALHEDIYFSLLEHFQKHSGRPSGDRGLQPGQIIPDIRRHDGAARVQISLEHFGALTPVAPAAPDAPLAQLREPLSAGQIAGCMAAFGGDAFQAVSRQGRPVLGTYLRGPGPAVFISGAQHANETSGVVGALRAAQTLAERGDAHFALIAAENPDGYALFNRLREHHPRHMLHASRYSALGDDIAYRERAPFFEREGRHQAHAISGAQLHINLHGYPAHEWTRPLSGYLPRHFELWTIPKGFFLVLRHHPGWGDRARRLIEGVTARLARNVPGLVEFNARQLELFQAHALETGFDVLNGIPVQISESDREDLPMALISEFPDETVYGDRFVFAHTVQMETVLAATELYRAGL; encoded by the coding sequence ATGTCTTTGCTGGAAAAAACATTCGACCGCACGCTGGACGCCTGGACCCACGCCTACATGGCGCCGGCCTGGCGCGGCGCGGTCGTGGAAGGCTGGCTGTTCGAAGGCGTGGAGGCGCGCCGCGCGGCGCAGGAACGCCTGGCCCAGGCCGGCGTCACGGCGCGCTTTCGCAGCGCCTACAAGCCGCTGCTGCACTACTTCCTGGAAGAGGTCGAGCGCGCAGGGCTGGCGTCCGTCGTGGTGCGCTATCCGCTGCACGAACAGGCCCAGGCCAAGCGCTTCACGCTGGAAGCCTATCCGCTCATCGCGCTGCTGCACGGCGTGGACGTCGCCATGCAGCCCGGCGCGGACGACCTGCATTACGACGTCAGCCTGAGCTACGTTGACGGCCGCAAGATCGATACGCGCGTCTATGCGCCGAACCAGATCGGCTACGCCCAGGACGGCACGCCGGAGCTCTCGCCCACCGGTTGGCTGCGGGTGCGCGACGCCGAAGGCGCGCTGCAGACCGATGCCGCCCAGGCCACCGAGTACCAGCAGGCATTCCGCGCCATCGTGGACACGGTGCGCAACCATGCCTGGGGTGCGCACGAGCCCTATTTCGAACGCCTGGAAATCCGCGTGGACCTGCCGGGCATCGACTTCGCCCTGCCGGTGGACGAGGAAATCGTCAGCACCTTCGAAGCGCTGCACGAAGACATCTATTTCTCGCTGCTGGAACACTTCCAGAAGCATTCCGGCCGCCCGTCCGGCGACCGCGGGCTGCAACCCGGCCAGATCATTCCCGACATCCGCCGCCACGACGGGGCGGCGCGCGTGCAGATCTCGCTGGAACATTTCGGGGCTTTGACGCCCGTCGCTCCCGCCGCGCCCGATGCGCCGCTGGCCCAGCTCCGCGAACCGCTGTCCGCCGGGCAGATCGCCGGCTGCATGGCCGCGTTCGGCGGCGACGCCTTCCAGGCCGTCTCGCGCCAGGGCCGCCCGGTGCTGGGCACTTATCTGCGCGGCCCCGGTCCCGCCGTCTTCATCTCGGGCGCGCAGCACGCCAACGAAACCTCCGGCGTGGTCGGCGCCCTGCGCGCGGCGCAAACGCTGGCCGAGCGCGGCGATGCCCATTTCGCCCTGATCGCCGCCGAAAACCCGGATGGCTACGCGCTATTCAACCGCCTGCGCGAACACCATCCGCGCCATATGCTGCATGCCTCGCGCTACAGCGCGCTGGGCGATGACATCGCCTATCGCGAACGCGCGCCGTTCTTCGAGCGCGAAGGCCGCCACCAGGCGCACGCCATCAGCGGCGCGCAGTTGCACATCAATCTGCACGGCTATCCCGCCCATGAATGGACCCGGCCGCTGTCCGGCTATCTGCCGCGCCACTTCGAGCTGTGGACCATCCCCAAGGGCTTCTTCCTGGTGCTGCGCCATCATCCGGGCTGGGGCGATCGCGCCCGCCGCCTGATCGAAGGCGTGACCGCCAGGCTGGCCCGCAACGTCCCCGGCCTGGTCGAGTTCAATGCCCGGCAGCTTGAACTATTCCAGGCGCACGCGCTCGAAACCGGATTCGATGTGCTGAACGGCATCCCGGTGCAGATCAGCGAAAGCGACCGCGAAGACCTGCCCATGGCGCTGATTTCGGAGTTTCCGGATGAAACCGTCTACGGCGACCGATTCGTTTTCGCGCATACTGTGCAAATGGAAACCGTCCTGGCGGCGACCGAGCTCTACCGCGCAGGGCTCTAG
- a CDS encoding ABC transporter permease codes for MTGFLIKRVLQAVFVIVAVTLLVSYAVRLTGDPALMLSQGSGSVTEQDLANIRQALGLNRPFHEQYLSYMQGLLHGDFGRSFMGGTSVAKLIGDALPATLMLAFTSLLASILISLPLGIQAAIKRGKATDQAIRILSLVGLSFPNFWLALMLVLLLSITFPLLPPSGWSGPASLVLPSLTMAIILSATNIRLVRTTMLETLSAQYIMVARSKGLKERVVLYKHALRNCAIPLITYLGLQFGGLIGGIVVIEMVFNWPGLGTLAFDAISGRDYPVLQGTVTVLATVIVLVNLIVDIAYGIVDPRIRTR; via the coding sequence ATGACCGGATTTCTCATCAAACGCGTGTTGCAGGCCGTCTTCGTGATCGTGGCCGTGACGCTGCTCGTCTCCTATGCCGTGCGCCTCACCGGCGACCCTGCGCTGATGCTCAGCCAGGGCTCGGGCAGCGTCACCGAGCAGGACCTGGCCAATATCCGCCAGGCGCTGGGCTTGAACCGCCCCTTCCACGAGCAATACCTGTCTTATATGCAGGGACTGCTGCATGGCGATTTCGGCCGCAGCTTCATGGGCGGCACCTCGGTCGCCAAGCTGATTGGCGACGCCCTGCCCGCCACGCTGATGCTGGCGTTCACTTCGCTGCTGGCGTCCATTCTGATCTCGTTGCCGCTGGGCATCCAGGCCGCGATCAAGCGCGGCAAGGCCACCGACCAGGCGATCCGCATCCTGTCGCTGGTGGGGTTGTCCTTCCCCAACTTCTGGCTGGCGCTGATGCTGGTGCTGCTGCTGTCGATCACCTTCCCGCTATTGCCGCCGTCCGGCTGGAGCGGTCCCGCCAGCCTGGTGCTGCCCTCGCTGACGATGGCCATCATCCTCAGCGCCACCAATATCCGCCTGGTGCGCACCACCATGCTGGAAACGCTGTCGGCGCAATACATCATGGTGGCGCGCAGCAAGGGCCTGAAGGAACGCGTGGTGCTGTACAAGCACGCGCTGCGCAACTGCGCGATTCCGCTCATCACCTACCTGGGCTTGCAGTTCGGCGGCTTGATCGGCGGCATCGTGGTGATTGAAATGGTCTTCAACTGGCCGGGCCTGGGCACGCTGGCGTTCGATGCCATCTCCGGCCGCGACTACCCGGTGTTGCAAGGCACGGTCACCGTGCTGGCCACCGTCATCGTCCTGGTCAACCTGATCGTCGACATCGCCTACGGCATCGTCGACCCCCGCATCCGCACGCGCTGA
- a CDS encoding ABC transporter substrate-binding protein encodes MLSLRKTYTATALALALGGALPAVFSTAHAAGTLNVAINQDPGSWDPIDTFVTFWGSVGSNLYDGLTMRGADLKLQPGLATSWEYLDDNKRLRFKLREGVKFHNGEPFNAEAVKFTFERLLGAEGAKGPQKANYDSIGEIKVVDEYTVDFILKQPDPVLLTKLAGYGAMIVPPKYIKEKGEDNFNINPVGTGPFKFESYQPKVNVTLTRNDDYWGGKPKLDKVVYRFIGEPGTQVAELQAGRIDIATLIPLGLIETVKKSGNADVISTGGPVAFALRYNTKNGITQNRDVRRALIMAVDRDAIVKQLLLGQAKTIASFQGPQSFGYNPEQKPLPFNPAEAKKLLAAAGVKPGATVQIDVRGSDSNFREVAQAVSGYLQGVGVRATIKPYETGVLLNDIIPGGKTGEMWQNQWGGWTYDYDNTAYLMYHTGQKWNPYDNDAKLNGMLEAQRTVYDVKKREAMLQEIAGYVADQALELPLYSLNTIVGVNKRVKDLEVPGDIRFRFLNAAIE; translated from the coding sequence ATGCTCTCCCTACGCAAAACCTACACCGCCACCGCCCTGGCTTTGGCGCTGGGCGGCGCGCTGCCCGCCGTCTTCTCGACCGCGCATGCCGCCGGCACGCTCAATGTCGCCATCAACCAGGACCCGGGCAGCTGGGATCCGATCGACACCTTCGTGACCTTCTGGGGTTCGGTGGGCAGCAACCTGTATGACGGCCTGACCATGCGCGGCGCCGACCTGAAACTGCAGCCGGGCCTGGCCACCAGCTGGGAATACCTGGACGACAACAAGCGCCTGCGCTTCAAGCTGCGCGAAGGCGTCAAGTTCCACAACGGCGAACCCTTCAACGCCGAGGCCGTGAAGTTCACCTTCGAGCGCCTGTTGGGCGCGGAAGGCGCCAAGGGCCCGCAAAAAGCCAACTACGACTCGATCGGCGAGATCAAGGTGGTGGACGAATACACCGTGGACTTCATCCTGAAGCAGCCCGATCCCGTCCTGCTCACCAAGCTGGCCGGCTACGGCGCCATGATCGTGCCGCCCAAGTACATCAAGGAAAAGGGCGAGGACAACTTCAACATCAACCCAGTCGGCACCGGCCCGTTCAAGTTCGAAAGCTACCAGCCCAAGGTCAACGTGACGCTGACGCGCAACGACGACTACTGGGGCGGCAAGCCCAAGCTGGACAAGGTGGTCTACCGCTTCATCGGCGAGCCCGGCACCCAAGTGGCCGAACTGCAAGCCGGCCGCATCGACATCGCCACCCTGATCCCGCTGGGCCTGATCGAAACCGTGAAGAAGTCCGGCAACGCCGACGTCATCTCCACGGGCGGCCCGGTTGCCTTTGCCCTGCGCTACAACACCAAGAACGGCATCACGCAGAACCGCGACGTGCGCCGCGCGCTGATCATGGCGGTGGACCGCGACGCCATCGTCAAGCAACTGCTGCTGGGCCAGGCCAAGACCATCGCCAGCTTCCAGGGCCCGCAATCGTTCGGCTACAACCCCGAGCAAAAGCCCCTGCCCTTCAACCCCGCCGAAGCCAAGAAGCTGCTGGCCGCCGCCGGCGTGAAGCCGGGCGCCACCGTGCAGATCGACGTGCGCGGCAGCGATTCGAACTTCCGCGAAGTGGCCCAGGCCGTGTCGGGCTACCTGCAAGGCGTGGGCGTGCGCGCCACGATCAAGCCGTATGAAACCGGCGTGCTGCTCAACGACATCATCCCGGGCGGCAAGACCGGCGAGATGTGGCAGAACCAGTGGGGCGGCTGGACCTACGACTACGACAACACGGCCTACCTGATGTACCACACGGGCCAGAAGTGGAACCCGTACGACAACGACGCCAAGCTCAACGGCATGCTGGAAGCGCAGCGCACGGTCTACGACGTGAAGAAGCGCGAAGCCATGCTGCAGGAGATCGCCGGCTACGTGGCCGACCAGGCGCTGGAACTGCCGCTGTACAGCCTGAACACGATTGTCGGGGTGAACAAGCGCGTGAAGGACCTGGAAGTGCCGGGCGACATCCGCTTCCGCTTCCTGAACGCCGCTATAGAGTAG
- a CDS encoding MATE family efflux transporter, whose protein sequence is MSFANPSAAADPRARFISGPMGPHVLEMVLTGWASMLAVFAVEFLSLLYLGTLKDEAVLGAVGFGSMTQFTIISICIGVAVGGTALVSRALGAGDAPRARALGGASLVLMTAAALVSGALFLAVIGPYTAAIDLAEDVRAHLLSYVLITTPFAVVMGVGMMLSNLLRAAGHGRQSMWVLLAGTATVAALDPLVIFVLDGGMVGVAWAGGMGRLVTVALGAWLVFRKHRLVAWPTGAALRAHLGAIGRIALPAALTTLATPAAVIFTLSTYAGFGSSVMAGATVVDRVLQLTYALFFVLPGAIGPILGQNLGAGQWDRVQETARLTTRWSLIYGFSVAVLLALLAPWMPDLFQVTGPGRDLIVFFCRYGSFAWALNSLYFVAIAVFNNLGYATYSTVIGWLRATVGTLPFVWLGAHYGGPEGVLAGQTAGFALFSLIAMLLCRRVLRAPPANSAVGVRQAA, encoded by the coding sequence ATGAGTTTCGCAAATCCTTCCGCCGCCGCCGACCCGCGCGCCCGCTTCATTTCCGGGCCGATGGGCCCGCATGTGCTGGAAATGGTCCTGACTGGCTGGGCCAGCATGCTTGCCGTGTTCGCGGTGGAGTTCCTGTCGCTGCTATACCTGGGCACGCTCAAGGACGAGGCGGTGCTGGGCGCGGTGGGCTTCGGATCGATGACGCAGTTCACCATCATCTCGATCTGCATCGGCGTGGCCGTGGGCGGCACGGCCCTGGTGTCGCGCGCGCTGGGGGCGGGGGATGCGCCGCGCGCCCGGGCGTTGGGCGGCGCTTCGCTGGTCCTGATGACCGCGGCCGCGCTCGTGTCCGGCGCGTTGTTCCTGGCCGTGATCGGCCCCTACACGGCGGCCATCGACCTGGCAGAGGACGTGCGCGCGCATCTGCTGTCCTACGTGCTCATCACGACCCCGTTCGCGGTCGTGATGGGCGTGGGCATGATGCTGTCCAACCTGCTGCGCGCCGCAGGCCATGGCCGCCAGTCCATGTGGGTGCTGTTGGCGGGGACGGCGACGGTCGCGGCGCTGGACCCGCTGGTCATCTTCGTGCTGGACGGCGGCATGGTGGGAGTGGCCTGGGCCGGCGGCATGGGCCGCCTGGTCACGGTGGCGCTCGGCGCCTGGCTGGTCTTCCGCAAGCACCGGCTGGTTGCCTGGCCCACAGGCGCCGCGTTGCGCGCGCACCTGGGCGCGATAGGGCGGATCGCCTTGCCGGCCGCGCTGACCACGCTGGCCACGCCCGCGGCGGTCATCTTCACCCTGTCCACCTATGCGGGCTTCGGCTCCAGCGTGATGGCGGGCGCGACGGTGGTGGACCGGGTGCTGCAACTGACTTATGCGCTGTTCTTCGTGTTGCCGGGTGCCATCGGGCCTATTCTTGGACAGAACCTGGGCGCCGGGCAATGGGACCGCGTACAGGAGACGGCGCGCCTGACCACGCGCTGGTCCTTGATCTACGGCTTCTCGGTAGCTGTCCTGCTGGCCCTGTTGGCGCCCTGGATGCCCGACCTGTTCCAGGTGACCGGGCCGGGGCGCGACCTGATCGTCTTCTTCTGCCGCTACGGCAGTTTCGCCTGGGCGCTCAACAGCCTGTATTTCGTCGCCATCGCGGTATTCAACAACCTGGGCTATGCCACGTACTCCACCGTCATCGGCTGGCTGCGCGCCACCGTCGGCACCTTGCCCTTCGTCTGGCTGGGCGCGCATTACGGCGGCCCGGAAGGCGTGCTGGCGGGGCAGACGGCGGGCTTCGCCTTGTTCAGCCTGATCGCGATGCTGCTGTGCCGGCGCGTGCTGCGCGCGCCGCCCGCGAACAGCGCGGTGGGCGTGAGGCAAGCCGCCTAG
- a CDS encoding acetyltransferase, translating to MNIRERNHGDDLALVDIWLRSVRATHTFLTEKEIQAMYPQVLNTHLPSVRVWVCEDDAGEVAGFMGLNGNKVEMLFVDANKRGKGAGRRLLNFARSLHGTLLVDVNEQNPQAHGFYKHYGFEDVGRSAQDDSGRPRPIIHMKLAG from the coding sequence ATGAATATCCGAGAACGCAACCACGGCGATGACCTGGCCCTGGTGGACATCTGGCTCCGTTCGGTACGCGCCACCCACACGTTCCTGACGGAAAAGGAAATCCAGGCCATGTACCCGCAGGTGCTCAACACCCACCTGCCTTCGGTACGGGTCTGGGTCTGTGAGGACGATGCCGGCGAAGTCGCCGGTTTCATGGGCCTGAATGGCAACAAGGTCGAAATGCTGTTCGTGGACGCCAACAAGCGCGGCAAGGGAGCAGGCCGGCGCCTGCTGAATTTCGCGCGTTCGCTGCACGGCACCCTGCTGGTGGACGTGAACGAGCAGAACCCCCAGGCCCATGGCTTTTACAAGCACTACGGTTTCGAGGACGTGGGCCGTTCGGCGCAGGATGACTCGGGCCGCCCCCGCCCCATCATCCACATGAAGCTGGCGGGCTGA
- a CDS encoding class I SAM-dependent methyltransferase: MTGAAGTQGYGENAAALADQYESIAFADVHRDVAHLIPSAPSRIADIGAGSGRDAAALARMGHAVVAAEPTPELRQEGQRRHALPNLEWVDDALPELALLRRQGRVFDVIMLTAVWMHLDADERRLGMQALAALLAPQGQILMSLRHGPVPQGRRMFDVSAQETIALAAGHGLSSHHLSSREDMLDRADVRWSFLGLRRD; the protein is encoded by the coding sequence ATGACAGGAGCCGCCGGCACGCAGGGCTATGGCGAAAACGCCGCAGCCCTGGCAGACCAGTACGAGAGCATTGCGTTCGCAGACGTGCACCGCGACGTGGCGCACCTGATCCCCTCGGCGCCGTCGCGCATCGCCGACATAGGCGCGGGGTCAGGGCGCGACGCCGCCGCGCTGGCGCGGATGGGCCATGCAGTGGTTGCGGCCGAACCCACGCCCGAACTCCGCCAGGAGGGTCAGCGCCGTCACGCGCTGCCCAACCTGGAGTGGGTCGACGACGCTCTGCCCGAACTGGCCCTCTTGCGGCGCCAGGGCCGGGTATTCGACGTGATCATGCTGACGGCCGTGTGGATGCATCTGGACGCCGATGAACGCAGGTTGGGCATGCAGGCGCTGGCCGCGCTGCTGGCGCCGCAAGGCCAGATCCTGATGTCGCTGCGGCACGGTCCGGTGCCGCAAGGACGCCGCATGTTCGACGTGTCCGCGCAGGAAACGATCGCGCTGGCAGCCGGCCACGGCCTGTCTTCGCACCATCTCAGTTCACGCGAAGACATGCTGGACCGCGCCGACGTGCGCTGGAGTTTCCTGGGCCTGCGCCGCGACTGA
- a CDS encoding lytic murein transglycosylase yields the protein MRQRSVRLRIDSFSRVLLAAAFTAAAAGAAQAQGPASATGSRAQPAVPVQTLPALTPKRSFDDAPAPASNAPAASVDDRAGQALPPRSAAPAPATLPAPATLPAPTAAPAAAAPAATAAPAATAAPAATAAPAAPAATAAPAPTVIIPTELDTKACIAKLRKGATANGLTVADWDKYTANAKLLPTTVASAKGQPEGREAWWDYIAKTVDEERVRDGLAVLAKYGPQLSAISQQYQVDPATLVAIFGIETNYGRQVGKTNVLDAWLTRACTENKQLWEKNAYASVRLLRDGVVPADNFIGSWSGAFGMTQFIPTSFYELAADGDGNGKIDLYNSLPDALASTANHLRKRRAKWTHNLPAVIEVRVPAELAAAIPASPDAEYVGSQDRRTIAQWAQAGLKQGNGSALKLPSGNEEQAYLFAPTGSAGPVFLATVNFDAILHYNQSRRYGLAVSMLLNRLQGGPDLVAAWPTDDPGLSRAQIKELQEMLYGLGHDVGVADGIPGSKTRDAVREEQVKRKLPEDGRVGKRIYDAIKATWPPAAIQARPAAQQ from the coding sequence ATGCGTCAGCGTTCCGTACGCCTTCGAATCGACTCCTTCTCCCGCGTGCTGCTGGCCGCGGCTTTTACCGCCGCTGCTGCCGGCGCCGCGCAGGCGCAGGGGCCCGCTTCCGCCACCGGTTCGCGCGCCCAGCCCGCAGTGCCGGTTCAGACCCTGCCTGCCCTGACGCCCAAGCGCAGCTTCGACGATGCGCCCGCGCCTGCCAGCAATGCGCCGGCGGCTTCGGTTGACGACCGGGCCGGCCAGGCGTTGCCTCCCAGGTCGGCCGCGCCTGCGCCGGCAACCTTGCCTGCGCCCGCAACCTTGCCCGCGCCCACGGCGGCCCCGGCAGCGGCGGCTCCGGCGGCGACCGCCGCTCCCGCCGCCACCGCTGCGCCGGCTGCTACCGCCGCTCCGGCAGCGCCGGCCGCCACCGCCGCGCCCGCTCCCACGGTCATCATTCCGACCGAACTCGACACCAAGGCTTGCATCGCCAAGCTGCGCAAGGGCGCCACGGCCAACGGCCTGACCGTGGCGGACTGGGACAAGTACACCGCCAACGCCAAGCTGCTGCCCACCACGGTCGCATCCGCCAAGGGCCAGCCCGAAGGGCGCGAAGCCTGGTGGGATTACATCGCCAAGACCGTGGACGAAGAGCGCGTGCGCGACGGCCTCGCGGTGCTTGCCAAATACGGTCCGCAGTTGTCGGCCATCAGCCAGCAGTATCAGGTCGACCCGGCCACGCTGGTCGCCATCTTCGGCATCGAAACCAACTACGGCCGCCAGGTCGGCAAGACCAATGTGCTGGACGCCTGGCTGACGCGCGCCTGCACCGAGAACAAGCAGTTGTGGGAAAAGAACGCCTACGCCTCGGTGCGCCTGCTGCGTGATGGCGTGGTGCCGGCGGATAATTTCATCGGCTCCTGGAGCGGCGCCTTCGGCATGACGCAGTTCATCCCGACCTCGTTCTATGAACTGGCCGCCGACGGCGACGGCAACGGCAAGATCGACCTGTACAACTCGCTGCCCGACGCGTTGGCTTCCACCGCCAACCACCTGCGCAAGCGCCGCGCCAAGTGGACCCACAATCTGCCTGCCGTGATTGAAGTGCGCGTGCCGGCCGAGCTGGCCGCCGCCATCCCGGCCTCGCCTGACGCGGAATACGTGGGCTCGCAGGACCGCCGCACGATTGCCCAGTGGGCCCAGGCCGGCCTGAAGCAGGGCAACGGCTCGGCGCTGAAGCTGCCCTCGGGCAACGAAGAGCAGGCCTATCTGTTCGCACCCACCGGCTCCGCCGGCCCGGTGTTCCTGGCCACCGTGAACTTCGACGCCATCCTGCATTACAACCAGTCGCGCCGCTATGGCCTGGCGGTGTCGATGCTGCTCAACCGCCTGCAAGGCGGTCCGGACCTGGTCGCGGCCTGGCCCACGGACGATCCGGGGCTGTCGCGCGCGCAGATCAAGGAACTGCAGGAGATGCTCTATGGCCTGGGCCATGACGTAGGCGTGGCCGATGGCATCCCGGGCAGCAAGACCCGCGATGCCGTGCGCGAAGAACAGGTCAAGCGCAAGCTGCCCGAGGACGGCCGCGTGGGCAAGCGCATCTACGATGCGATCAAGGCCACCTGGCCGCCCGCGGCGATCCAGGCCCGCCCGGCGGCCCAGCAATGA
- a CDS encoding oxidoreductase-like domain-containing protein — protein MSTKQIPVDDPQPVPPEAPAPEECCNSGCIPCVYDTYNEAMDDYREALKAWRARHPEQSKG, from the coding sequence ATGAGCACCAAGCAGATCCCCGTCGACGACCCGCAGCCCGTTCCGCCCGAAGCGCCCGCGCCCGAAGAGTGTTGCAACAGCGGCTGCATACCCTGCGTCTATGACACCTATAACGAAGCCATGGACGACTACCGGGAAGCGCTGAAAGCCTGGCGGGCCAGGCATCCGGAGCAATCCAAGGGCTAG